One segment of Arthrobacter sp. MMS18-M83 DNA contains the following:
- a CDS encoding FadR/GntR family transcriptional regulator, protein MNLSDSRTAGQAATGQPATSQKAAAGQRTATSGAVPRPPQAPRPSSPRPLARFSAAESVFSAIRQDIEDGTVEVGAKLNSEATLAAQYGVSRSVIREALRSCNALGLTVTKTGKGTFVVADRVANDLTLGQYSARDLNEARPHIEVPAAGLAAKRRSPEDLEHLKEIVASMLSETDPETWVSLDASFHSAIARASGNKVFESVVADIRDALAHQSETLNMVADRQHVSDDEHLRIVEAIESGDSAAAEAAMADHLSAVSVALDTILSK, encoded by the coding sequence GTGAACCTGTCAGACAGCCGGACAGCCGGACAGGCCGCCACTGGACAGCCAGCCACCAGCCAGAAAGCTGCGGCCGGCCAGCGCACCGCCACAAGCGGCGCCGTCCCCCGGCCGCCCCAAGCACCCAGGCCATCAAGCCCTCGGCCCCTCGCCCGTTTCAGTGCCGCGGAGTCCGTCTTCAGTGCCATTCGCCAGGATATCGAAGACGGAACTGTGGAAGTGGGCGCCAAGCTCAATTCCGAGGCCACCTTGGCCGCGCAGTACGGGGTAAGTCGCTCGGTCATTCGTGAAGCCCTCCGTTCCTGCAATGCGCTCGGACTGACGGTCACGAAGACAGGCAAAGGCACGTTCGTCGTCGCAGACAGGGTGGCAAATGACCTCACGCTCGGCCAGTATTCGGCGCGGGACCTGAACGAGGCCCGCCCACACATCGAAGTCCCCGCAGCCGGCCTGGCCGCGAAACGCCGTAGCCCGGAAGATCTTGAACACCTCAAGGAAATTGTGGCGTCAATGCTCTCCGAGACCGACCCCGAGACCTGGGTCAGCCTCGACGCCAGTTTCCATTCCGCCATCGCCCGCGCCAGCGGCAACAAGGTCTTTGAAAGCGTCGTCGCGGACATTCGCGACGCATTGGCCCACCAATCCGAAACCCTGAACATGGTGGCCGACCGCCAGCACGTTTCCGACGATGAGCACCTCCGCATTGTCGAAGCCATCGAATCCGGCGACTCCGCAGCCGCCGAAGCAGCGATGGCCGACCATCTCAGCGCGGTCAGCGTTGCCTTGGACACCATCCTCAGCAAATGA
- a CDS encoding MFS transporter translates to MKSVLPAQIATWQSFGELGDRTLAKVRRKVIPVICLLYFIAFLDRNNVGFAKLTMSEDIGLSASAYGLGAGIFFIGYALFEIPSNGGMYRFGARKWIARILISWGVCAAAMALVNGETTFNVIRFLLGAAEAGFFPAVVFYLTLWFPAAQRVTVLGLFVLAQPISNAIGAPVSGLLLNLEGVAGLHGWQWLYIVEGIPAVVLGILAPRLLTDRPEQAHWLLDEERDWLSNTMARELADKQKSGPHTFLGGLKDRRALVYAFLNFGMVCGIYGFGLWLPTVVSGLGKLSPVQVGFIVVIPYGAAAAFLYYWSRRSDRTGKRAAHASISMLIAAAGLAGAAFLLPVNAMAALAFLTIAAMGVFSATAPLLSMPSAALGGAAAAAGLALVNSIGNVGGFVAPFAVGLLNDATHSNLAGLLFLSVCLVITALATYLYARNRPEGTTVPSSVAAAELAETNGPSIAGESKERTAYRA, encoded by the coding sequence ATGAAAAGTGTTTTACCTGCCCAAATTGCGACATGGCAGTCGTTCGGTGAGCTGGGGGACCGGACTCTCGCGAAAGTTCGACGCAAGGTCATTCCCGTCATCTGCTTGCTGTACTTCATTGCCTTCTTGGATCGGAACAATGTCGGTTTCGCCAAACTCACCATGAGTGAGGACATCGGGCTGAGCGCATCCGCGTACGGGCTCGGTGCTGGCATCTTCTTCATTGGCTACGCCCTGTTTGAGATTCCGAGCAATGGAGGAATGTACCGCTTCGGAGCGAGGAAATGGATTGCCCGTATCCTTATCAGCTGGGGCGTTTGCGCCGCAGCGATGGCACTTGTGAATGGTGAAACGACGTTCAACGTCATCCGCTTCCTACTCGGAGCAGCCGAGGCGGGGTTCTTCCCCGCGGTCGTCTTCTACCTCACTCTGTGGTTCCCTGCCGCCCAGCGGGTCACCGTCCTTGGGCTATTCGTTTTGGCTCAGCCGATCTCCAACGCCATTGGCGCTCCGGTTTCGGGCCTGCTGCTGAACCTTGAAGGGGTCGCGGGCCTTCATGGATGGCAGTGGCTCTACATTGTTGAGGGCATCCCCGCCGTCGTGCTTGGGATTCTTGCTCCGCGTTTGCTGACGGACAGGCCTGAACAGGCTCATTGGCTGTTGGATGAGGAGCGAGACTGGCTGAGCAACACGATGGCCAGGGAACTCGCAGACAAGCAGAAGTCCGGTCCGCACACCTTTCTGGGCGGCCTCAAGGATCGCAGAGCCCTTGTCTACGCTTTCCTCAACTTCGGTATGGTGTGCGGCATTTACGGCTTTGGTTTGTGGCTTCCCACAGTGGTCTCTGGCCTAGGCAAACTTAGTCCTGTCCAAGTTGGCTTCATCGTGGTCATCCCCTACGGAGCGGCCGCCGCATTCCTTTATTACTGGAGCCGCAGGTCTGACCGGACCGGAAAACGCGCCGCGCACGCCAGCATCAGCATGCTGATTGCGGCCGCTGGCCTCGCAGGGGCGGCGTTCCTTTTGCCGGTCAACGCAATGGCAGCCCTCGCTTTCCTCACCATCGCCGCCATGGGAGTCTTTTCGGCTACGGCCCCACTCCTGTCAATGCCGTCGGCCGCATTGGGGGGTGCCGCGGCAGCAGCCGGGCTGGCTTTGGTCAATTCCATCGGAAACGTTGGAGGGTTTGTAGCTCCGTTCGCCGTCGGATTGCTCAATGACGCCACCCACAGCAACCTCGCCGGGCTGCTCTTCCTCTCTGTTTGCCTTGTCATCACCGCCTTGGCCACTTACCTGTATGCCCGCAACCGACCGGAAGGCACCACGGTGCCCAGTTCAGTCGCGGCAGCAGAGCTAGCCGAAACCAACGGACCCTCCATAGCTGGGGAGTCGAAAGAAAGGACCGCGTACCGTGCATGA
- a CDS encoding uracil-DNA glycosylase: MTIDWDEKRALLQEPNIAAVTQLCDELMAKRPGSSVPYIDPVHDEDECRIVTLHTSPGKGTASGFVSHLNDDDAARRAQLIYDSAELDVRYVMPWNSYPWVRDPDLPPALSAQEKTDGLRPFRQFLKINKRVSAIVAHGAEAAAFLALYEKTYHSPLRQHGIKVYKASALGGRAFALSEAKQQELLAKNIEIYRDAMQRAGIQHL, encoded by the coding sequence GTGACCATTGACTGGGACGAAAAAAGGGCCTTGCTACAGGAGCCCAATATTGCTGCCGTGACGCAGCTGTGCGACGAACTGATGGCCAAAAGGCCAGGTTCTTCCGTGCCTTACATCGATCCTGTGCATGACGAAGATGAGTGCCGGATTGTCACGCTCCATACGAGCCCGGGCAAAGGCACCGCGTCGGGATTCGTTTCGCACCTCAACGACGACGATGCCGCCCGCCGCGCTCAGCTGATCTATGACTCGGCGGAATTGGACGTGCGTTACGTCATGCCGTGGAATTCCTACCCGTGGGTCCGCGACCCCGACCTGCCGCCAGCACTGAGCGCGCAGGAGAAGACCGACGGACTCCGTCCGTTCCGTCAGTTCCTCAAGATCAACAAGAGGGTCTCCGCGATCGTCGCGCACGGCGCAGAGGCTGCGGCATTCCTGGCCCTCTACGAGAAGACCTACCATTCGCCGCTCCGGCAGCACGGAATCAAGGTCTACAAGGCAAGCGCGCTTGGCGGACGGGCGTTTGCCCTGTCCGAGGCGAAGCAACAGGAACTCCTGGCCAAGAACATCGAGATCTACCGGGACGCCATGCAGCGCGCGGGGATCCAACACCTATAG
- a CDS encoding RNA-binding S4 domain-containing protein, producing MTSLPSSPSNVRIDAWLWAIRAYKTRSAATTACRAGHVRINGNPVKASQSVIVGDTIRVRQSGFERILEVRRLIAKRVGAEAASHCFTDHTPERPAAPALGLPQRDRGAGRPTKKDRRDMQKLKGQ from the coding sequence ATGACTAGCCTTCCGTCTTCCCCGAGCAACGTGCGCATTGACGCCTGGCTCTGGGCTATCCGCGCCTATAAGACCCGTTCCGCGGCGACAACCGCCTGCCGGGCAGGGCACGTACGAATCAACGGGAACCCGGTCAAGGCCTCGCAATCGGTGATTGTCGGCGACACCATCCGGGTCCGCCAGTCCGGCTTCGAGCGCATCCTTGAGGTCCGCCGGCTCATTGCCAAAAGGGTGGGTGCCGAAGCAGCGTCCCACTGTTTCACTGACCACACCCCGGAGCGTCCCGCGGCGCCGGCCCTCGGACTTCCCCAGCGCGACCGTGGCGCAGGGCGGCCCACCAAGAAGGACCGGCGCGATATGCAGAAGCTGAAGGGACAGTAG
- a CDS encoding RbsD/FucU domain-containing protein — protein MIQGKLTHPQIISALAAAGHGATVLISDGHYSAATAVGPNAVTIFLNLQAGAPTVPQVLDVVLQMVTVEKLTRILPSEDARPCLVHSEIDTLMPEDTKDEFVDRFRFYDLARSADLALCIVTGDSRRFANVLLTLGVLPQT, from the coding sequence GTGATCCAGGGCAAACTTACCCATCCGCAGATCATCTCCGCGCTGGCGGCTGCCGGACACGGGGCGACTGTCCTGATTTCGGACGGGCACTATTCCGCGGCGACGGCCGTGGGGCCAAACGCAGTCACGATCTTCCTCAACCTGCAGGCGGGCGCTCCAACTGTTCCTCAGGTACTCGACGTGGTTCTGCAGATGGTTACGGTCGAGAAGCTGACACGCATCCTTCCGTCCGAGGACGCCAGGCCATGCTTGGTGCACAGTGAAATAGATACACTGATGCCCGAGGACACCAAGGATGAATTCGTCGATCGCTTCCGGTTTTATGACCTTGCAAGGTCCGCTGATCTTGCGCTGTGCATCGTCACGGGCGATTCACGGCGATTCGCTAATGTGCTTCTGACCCTGGGAGTGCTTCCCCAGACCTGA
- a CDS encoding acyl-CoA dehydrogenase family protein has translation MTSATDNKSTDVTAAEARAVAEAARETEWNRPSFAKGLYLGDFDLGLIHPWPQARAEDVERGEEFMSKLTEFCGTMSGRMIERDAKIPDEYLAGLTELGVFGMKIPREYGGLGLSLVYYGRALALLGSVHPSLGALLSAHQSIGVPEPVKVFGTPEQKQEYLPRCAAGAITAFLLTEPDVGSDPARMGCTAVPSDDGESYVLDGVKLWTTNGVIAELVVVMAVVPARTGPDGTVLKGGITAFVVEMDSPGITVENRNSFMGLRGIENGVTRFHQVRVPAANRLGREGQGLKIALTTLNTGRLSIPGLCVAAGKWSLKIAREWSNARSQWGRPVGKHEAVGKKIAFIAATTFALESVFELSAEMADSGQKDVRIEAALAKLWSTELSYTVADELVQIRGGRGFETADSLEARGERAVAAEQLLRDMRINRIFEGSSEIMRLLIAREAVDAHLSAAGELASADATLQEKARAAVGASGFYAKWLPKLVAGAGMDPRSYGEFGRLAKQLRYVERASRRLARQTFYGMGRWQARLEYKQAFLGRIVDIGAELFAMAACCSRAEMLLQTAPEQGAAAYELAEAFCEQARIRVDGYFEQLWRNTDDVDHELSSNVLAGDYAWLEAGILDQSEGTGPWIADASPGASSKKSLHRKYR, from the coding sequence ATGACCTCCGCCACTGACAACAAGAGCACCGACGTCACAGCGGCAGAAGCCCGCGCCGTCGCCGAAGCCGCCCGCGAAACCGAATGGAACCGCCCAAGTTTTGCCAAAGGGCTGTATCTGGGCGATTTCGATCTTGGATTAATCCACCCTTGGCCACAAGCAAGAGCCGAGGACGTCGAGCGCGGCGAAGAGTTCATGTCGAAGTTGACGGAATTCTGCGGCACCATGTCCGGCCGCATGATCGAGCGCGATGCCAAAATCCCGGACGAATATCTCGCGGGCCTCACCGAGCTGGGCGTTTTCGGCATGAAGATTCCGCGCGAGTACGGCGGCTTGGGCCTGTCTCTGGTCTACTACGGAAGAGCCTTGGCTCTCCTGGGATCGGTCCACCCGAGCCTGGGCGCGCTGCTTTCGGCCCACCAATCCATCGGCGTCCCGGAGCCGGTCAAGGTCTTCGGCACGCCCGAACAAAAGCAGGAGTACCTGCCGCGTTGCGCCGCCGGCGCTATCACGGCTTTCCTGTTAACAGAGCCCGACGTCGGCAGCGACCCCGCCCGGATGGGCTGCACCGCAGTGCCAAGCGACGACGGCGAGTCCTACGTTTTGGACGGCGTAAAACTTTGGACCACCAACGGCGTCATTGCCGAGCTAGTGGTGGTCATGGCGGTTGTTCCGGCCCGCACCGGCCCCGACGGCACGGTCCTGAAGGGCGGCATCACAGCGTTCGTGGTGGAAATGGACTCTCCCGGCATCACTGTCGAGAACCGCAATTCCTTCATGGGCCTGCGCGGCATCGAGAACGGGGTGACCCGTTTCCACCAGGTTCGTGTACCTGCAGCCAACAGGCTCGGCCGGGAGGGCCAAGGGCTCAAGATCGCGCTCACGACGCTCAACACGGGCCGTCTCTCCATCCCCGGACTATGCGTGGCCGCGGGCAAGTGGTCGCTGAAGATCGCCCGTGAATGGTCCAACGCGCGCTCCCAATGGGGACGTCCGGTTGGAAAACATGAGGCCGTCGGCAAGAAGATCGCCTTTATCGCCGCCACCACTTTTGCCCTCGAATCCGTCTTTGAGCTCTCCGCCGAAATGGCCGACTCCGGGCAGAAGGATGTTCGGATCGAGGCCGCCTTGGCCAAGCTTTGGTCCACTGAGCTGAGCTACACGGTGGCTGACGAGCTGGTGCAGATCCGTGGTGGTCGTGGCTTCGAGACGGCTGATTCCCTTGAAGCCCGGGGGGAACGCGCAGTAGCGGCGGAGCAACTGCTGCGGGACATGCGCATCAACCGGATCTTTGAAGGCTCGTCCGAGATCATGCGCCTGCTCATCGCCCGCGAAGCCGTCGACGCCCACCTTTCGGCAGCGGGCGAGCTCGCTTCCGCGGACGCGACCCTGCAGGAGAAGGCGCGTGCCGCCGTCGGCGCCTCCGGTTTTTACGCAAAGTGGCTCCCCAAGCTCGTGGCCGGAGCCGGAATGGACCCCCGCTCCTATGGTGAGTTTGGGCGCTTGGCCAAGCAATTGCGGTATGTGGAGCGGGCTTCTCGAAGGCTCGCCCGGCAGACGTTCTACGGGATGGGCCGCTGGCAGGCGAGGCTCGAGTACAAACAAGCCTTCCTCGGCAGGATTGTGGATATCGGAGCGGAGTTGTTTGCCATGGCCGCGTGCTGCTCACGGGCCGAAATGCTGTTGCAGACGGCGCCGGAACAGGGTGCGGCGGCCTACGAACTTGCCGAAGCCTTCTGCGAGCAAGCCCGGATACGCGTGGACGGATACTTCGAGCAATTGTGGCGGAACACCGACGACGTCGATCACGAGCTGTCATCGAACGTCCTGGCTGGCGACTACGCCTGGCTCGAGGCCGGAATCCTGGACCAGTCCGAAGGTACAGGCCCATGGATCGCCGATGCCTCCCCTGGAGCGTCATCGAAGAAGAGCCTGCACCGGAAGTACCGCTGA
- a CDS encoding SDR family NAD(P)-dependent oxidoreductase → MHESTLRGKTALVTGGGTGIGQGVALALAEAGARVAITYNSHQPDSAFARRVESSSGKPLKALQVDATSEEIVGEAVEEIASNFGGLDILVNNVGGLVQRSTIMDMEYSLWRQVMGVNLDATFLMTRAVLPHLRRNGRIINVASLAGRNGGHAGATAYATSKAAIFGFTRGLAKEVAESGITVNALAPGFIEATPFHDTFTTSESKAATVAGIPLGRAGLPEDVAGAALWLASDHSRFVTGTVVDINGGQYFA, encoded by the coding sequence GTGCATGAATCTACACTCCGAGGAAAAACAGCGCTTGTGACTGGAGGCGGGACGGGCATAGGGCAAGGTGTGGCCCTGGCGCTCGCCGAGGCAGGGGCAAGAGTAGCCATAACCTACAACAGCCACCAGCCCGATTCTGCCTTCGCCCGGCGGGTGGAGAGCAGCTCTGGTAAACCACTGAAAGCACTTCAGGTAGACGCGACCAGCGAGGAGATCGTTGGGGAGGCTGTCGAGGAGATCGCCAGTAACTTTGGCGGGCTGGACATCTTGGTCAACAACGTCGGAGGCCTCGTCCAGCGATCAACCATAATGGATATGGAGTACAGCCTCTGGCGGCAGGTGATGGGTGTCAACCTGGACGCAACATTCCTCATGACCCGTGCAGTCTTGCCCCACCTCCGCCGCAATGGTCGGATCATCAACGTGGCCTCCCTTGCGGGGCGGAACGGTGGGCATGCCGGAGCAACCGCCTATGCCACCTCAAAAGCTGCTATTTTCGGCTTCACCCGGGGACTTGCCAAGGAGGTTGCGGAATCCGGGATAACAGTCAACGCTCTTGCGCCGGGCTTCATCGAGGCAACGCCGTTTCACGATACCTTCACCACATCCGAATCAAAGGCCGCCACCGTTGCAGGTATCCCTTTGGGGAGGGCTGGACTTCCGGAAGACGTCGCGGGGGCTGCCTTGTGGCTGGCTTCTGACCACTCGCGCTTTGTCACAGGAACCGTTGTGGACATCAACGGCGGGCAGTACTTCGCGTGA
- a CDS encoding DUF3375 family protein, with product MSRSAMSSADAISARLRDLELLTKGPAWALTRSAPWVIAVLQASFTRTRPQLPLEEFHADVDAFLEQLRRQDPGLGGQASGKAFADEWTRKQFLTRRSQSGQIVYEITEAAARVLAFLDSLSSERSTLNGSRLGTLLGDVEKLANETNPDQSARLESLSEEIQERQQLIEDISSGDFDGLLDDEEAVEAAGNILDLAASLPADYKKMRDRIEELVGELRNQIIEESLSKGATMAQVLEADKRLRQSPEGRTFRSFTAFLEDPQQQLRFRSAIGDVLSRQFADELSHEDRETLKNLVAELRAQHSQIQRIYGRLSESLNNYIQSEDIRQSVRLRQVLREAEQAIRSMPYERDRPGLVRGPVLFNAGFESLAMVKLFDPDEFAAPPKLADPIAFSDSDRVRSLRSAKARPAVVRAAMAGAATLAEAWTNLPEEERHINTVRALLSEALHGGASFDRAAWEDIDFEQIDGSTRTAYLPLVTLTKDSDD from the coding sequence GTGTCCCGCTCAGCAATGTCCTCAGCCGATGCCATTAGCGCACGGCTCAGGGACCTCGAGCTTCTCACCAAGGGCCCCGCATGGGCTCTCACACGCTCGGCCCCCTGGGTCATCGCGGTGCTCCAAGCGTCCTTCACCCGCACAAGACCGCAGCTTCCGCTTGAAGAGTTCCACGCCGACGTCGACGCCTTCCTTGAGCAGCTCCGGAGGCAGGATCCCGGGCTGGGAGGGCAGGCGAGCGGCAAGGCGTTTGCCGACGAGTGGACCCGCAAGCAGTTCCTGACCCGTCGCAGCCAGTCCGGCCAGATCGTCTACGAAATCACCGAGGCTGCCGCACGCGTCCTCGCTTTCCTCGATAGTCTCTCCAGCGAACGCTCCACCCTCAATGGTTCCCGGCTCGGAACACTGTTGGGCGACGTCGAAAAGCTCGCCAACGAGACCAATCCGGACCAGAGCGCCCGCCTGGAGTCCCTCTCGGAGGAGATTCAAGAACGTCAGCAGCTGATCGAGGACATTAGCTCCGGCGACTTCGACGGCCTCCTGGATGACGAAGAAGCCGTCGAAGCGGCTGGGAACATCCTGGACCTGGCGGCGAGCCTGCCCGCGGACTACAAAAAAATGCGCGACCGCATCGAGGAACTGGTCGGCGAGCTTCGCAACCAGATCATCGAGGAGTCCCTCAGCAAAGGTGCCACCATGGCGCAGGTCCTGGAGGCGGACAAACGCTTGCGTCAGAGTCCCGAAGGCCGCACGTTCCGCTCGTTCACTGCGTTCCTTGAGGATCCGCAGCAACAGTTGCGCTTCCGTTCGGCGATCGGTGACGTGTTGAGCCGTCAGTTTGCCGACGAGCTCAGCCATGAGGACCGGGAGACCCTCAAGAACCTCGTGGCCGAACTTCGTGCGCAGCACAGCCAGATCCAGCGCATCTACGGCCGGCTTTCGGAGAGCCTGAACAACTACATCCAAAGCGAAGACATCCGTCAGTCGGTCCGGCTGAGGCAGGTCTTGCGCGAGGCCGAGCAAGCGATCCGCTCCATGCCCTACGAACGCGACCGTCCCGGCCTGGTCCGCGGACCGGTGCTGTTCAACGCGGGATTCGAATCGCTCGCCATGGTCAAGCTCTTCGATCCGGATGAGTTCGCGGCGCCTCCCAAGCTCGCCGATCCCATTGCCTTCAGCGATTCGGACCGCGTCAGGTCGCTGCGCTCCGCGAAAGCGAGGCCCGCCGTCGTCCGCGCCGCCATGGCAGGCGCCGCCACGCTGGCGGAGGCTTGGACCAACCTCCCGGAGGAAGAACGGCACATCAACACTGTCCGGGCCCTCCTGTCCGAAGCGCTGCACGGGGGTGCGTCGTTTGACCGGGCTGCGTGGGAAGACATCGACTTCGAACAAATCGACGGCAGCACGCGCACCGCGTACCTGCCCCTCGTGACGCTGACTAAGGATTCCGATGACTGA
- a CDS encoding IclR family transcriptional regulator yields the protein MSQTVGRAIDILEYCSDQPREIKDIADWLGVHRTTAMRLVNTLIGAGFLRKDDSGRFGVGFRLAGLAQSALEQFDLRSLVHPHILQLSKRVGHTVQFAVAEAAHLVYVDKIEPPNSITLNTKIGGLVVVHTAGVSKAILAFLQARQRDQILDHATFEQFTPTTITSRGEFLRVLGDVRKNGWAADRGEYESFSNCIAAPVHSHTGAVAGAISITAFKERADLDALKLLLPQLLETTHAISQELGWREPGAPTEG from the coding sequence GTGTCCCAGACAGTAGGGCGGGCCATAGACATTCTTGAGTACTGCAGTGACCAGCCTCGTGAAATCAAGGACATTGCGGATTGGTTGGGAGTCCACCGGACTACGGCGATGAGGTTGGTCAATACCCTGATTGGAGCTGGATTTCTCCGTAAGGACGATTCCGGCCGCTTCGGTGTGGGATTCCGACTTGCTGGGTTAGCCCAGTCAGCCCTCGAACAGTTTGACCTGCGTTCCCTGGTTCACCCTCATATCCTGCAACTCAGCAAGCGGGTGGGACATACCGTCCAGTTTGCGGTTGCGGAAGCTGCCCACCTTGTCTACGTGGACAAAATTGAACCGCCTAACTCCATCACCCTCAACACCAAGATTGGCGGATTGGTGGTGGTGCACACGGCCGGAGTCAGCAAAGCCATCCTTGCGTTCCTGCAAGCCCGGCAAAGAGACCAGATATTGGACCACGCCACGTTCGAGCAGTTCACCCCCACAACCATCACGTCCAGGGGAGAATTCCTCCGAGTGCTCGGGGACGTGCGGAAAAATGGCTGGGCTGCGGACCGGGGAGAGTATGAGTCCTTCTCCAATTGCATTGCCGCCCCCGTCCACAGCCATACCGGGGCGGTTGCGGGTGCTATCTCGATTACTGCTTTTAAAGAACGTGCCGATTTGGATGCCCTCAAGCTGCTGTTGCCTCAGCTACTTGAGACCACCCACGCCATCTCCCAGGAGCTGGGCTGGCGCGAGCCGGGGGCGCCGACGGAGGGCTGA
- a CDS encoding YchJ family protein — MPLDSARLRHGTCPCLSGEQYTACCGRFHRGDADAPTAEQLMRARYSAFVVLDTDYILRTWHPDTRPAALDLDPDIEWLRLDILATRHGGPLDLEGSVEFAAHYRSDGESGVQRETSRFVRIDRRWYYLDGDVG; from the coding sequence ATGCCACTCGATTCCGCTCGCCTCCGCCACGGCACCTGCCCTTGCCTGTCCGGGGAGCAGTACACCGCGTGCTGCGGACGTTTCCATCGCGGGGACGCCGATGCGCCCACCGCTGAGCAGCTCATGCGCGCCCGCTACTCGGCCTTCGTGGTCCTTGACACGGACTACATTCTGCGCACGTGGCACCCGGACACACGCCCGGCGGCACTGGACTTGGACCCGGATATTGAGTGGCTGCGGCTGGACATCCTGGCAACGCGCCACGGCGGTCCCTTGGACCTTGAAGGATCGGTCGAGTTCGCGGCGCACTACCGGTCCGACGGCGAAAGCGGGGTCCAGCGCGAAACCAGCCGCTTCGTGCGGATTGATCGCCGCTGGTACTACCTCGACGGCGACGTCGGCTAG